One segment of Drosophila ananassae strain 14024-0371.13 chromosome 3R, ASM1763931v2, whole genome shotgun sequence DNA contains the following:
- the LOC6506045 gene encoding protein peste, translating to MIGKERILRTSAAGLLLATGSLLSLIYMERIERWVLEWFMVLRPGTFIYDLWQSPTIQTEVDLYIFNWTNAEDVTNTTIKPRFEELGPYHFTEKMQKLNVEWHDDNSTVSYLRKSRFDFVPEKSAGLPSDPVVAPNLIIVGLYQKMLRINPFMRSLMIMALNVYGKETTMVKTASEWMFDGFETPLIKMGKVLPPGLVPEMDFAYEKVGYAYPRNGSMEIYGHHNVYTGRDNFEKLGQIARWRYNNVTEDSPRCKLKGSTGEFHPVPLLKGKPISYFLPDLCREFQIDYFGTTTFRGIDAFVYKGSARNMANGTDNPDNSCYCQDNCQEVRSGLLNISSCWYGAPVFASYPHFYLADPYYVEQVEGMKPDKDRHEMVVILEPKTGMLLEIKARIMANLLVEPKTQSLYRKARKTFFPLIWADYHVQITDDLLLYMKLVPVAEWAGKVCGVLGVVLGVVMLFYYPHQWIWKKRFMQRIEINTLEVTRMSESTKASGAVEESSLLMGLTYTGAKEEVRIPCPSRKMTSRVRHCARLVIVLLGICCITSGVYLFRNWIEMFTRMRGKEMALSPTSRSFEGWKVSPLPLNFDVYLFNWTNPEDFYVGSGKKPRFEQLGPYRFRESPDKVDIDWHNHNYSVSFHKKSWFYFDAEASNGSLSDMVNTVNSVAHSAALRSAGTWGAHIVNIFSNMYDQKVSVTKTAEELLFKGYEHPFVTIGKIFRPEDVPYHRIGFQYPRNGSAAFDGDINMFTGADDIAKMGQIHTWNNLTHTNAFEGSCGNVHGSMGEFFPPNLGTNDTVYMYMPKMCRAIPLDYTETVTVHGVTAYKYSGTEHAVDNGTLYPETSCYCVNGKCSPIGVINIGPCAFNSSVYMSFPHFYKGDPSYLDAIEGLLPEREKHEFFMTLEPNAGVPMDVGGGFQANYFMEPVEGNNIFGNVPTVMMPMMWCEERVRVSEEIAADISLVPLIVLLGQIVTGILLAGGLICTCWYPTRQVTHFCQSDPKAKASVLRPLTTFGVSSSAASAPPLSQLFRTNQSETGNERVGVRLLDYRRDSGVREEMGAVEGSPRERLIGMESSDVIAITR from the exons ATGATCGGGAAGGAACGCATCTTGCGAACAAGTGCGGCAGGACTTCTGCTCGCCACCGGCAGCCTGTTATCGCTCATCTATATGGAGCGCATCGAGAGGTGGGTCCTCGAGTGGTTCATGGTCCTTCGGCCGGGCACCTTCATCTATGACCTGTGGCAGTCGCCGACTATACAGACCGAGGTGGACCTCTACATCTTTAACTGGACCAATGCCGAGGATGTAACTAATACCACAATAAAGCCCAGGTTCGAGGAACTGGGACCCTATCATTTTACGGAAAAGATGCAGAAACTTAACGTAGAGTGGCACGATGATAATTCCACGGTATCGTATTTGAGGAAAAGTCGATTCGATTTCGTTCCGGAAAAGAGTGCCGGCTTGCCGTCGGATCCTGTGGTGGCCCCCAATCTGATCATCGTGGGTCTCTACCAGAAAATGCTTCGCATTAATCCCTTTATGCGCTCTCTTATGATAATGGCCCTAAATGTTTATGGGAAGGAAACCACAATGGTTAAAACTGCCAGCGAATGGATGTTTGACGGTTTCGAGACACCACTCATCAAGATGGGAAAAGTATTACCGCCAGGACTGGTTCCAGAAATGGATTTTGCCTACGAGAAGGTTGGATATGCATATCCG CGCAATGGAAGCATGGAGATCTATGGCCACCACAATGTCTATACGGGGCGTGATAACTTCGAGAAGCTGGGTCAAATAGCGCGATGGCGCTACAACAACGTCACTGAAGACAGTCCACGGTGCAAGCTAAAGGGCAGCACTGGGGAATTTCATCCGGTTCCTCTGCTGAAAGGCAAGCCCATCTCATACTTCCTGCCGGACTTGTGCCGCGAATTTCAGATCGATTATTTCGGGACCACCACATTCAGGGGCATCGATGCCTTTGTCTATAAGGGCAGTGCCCGAAACATGGCTAATG GCACTGACAATCCTGACAACAGCTGCTACTGCCAGGATAACTGCCAGGAAGTTAGGTCCGGACTCCTGAATATATCTTCCTGCTGGTATGGAGCACCGGTCTTTGCCTCGTATCCGCATTTCTACCTCGCCGATCCCTACTACGTAGAGCAAGTGGAGGGAATGAAGCCTGACAAGGATCGTCATGAAATGGTCGTTATCCTGGAGCCAAAAACAGGAATGCTGCTTGAGATCAAGGCCAGAATCATGGCCAATTTACTAGTCGAACCGAAAACCCAATC aCTCTATCGCAAAGCGAGGAAAACCTTCTTTCCGCTAATCTGGGCGGACTACCATGTACAGATCACAGATGACCTCCTGCTCTACATGAAGCTCGTTCCAGTCGCTGAATGGGCGGGAAAAGTGTGTGGAGTTTTGGGCGTGGTTCTGGGCGTTGTCATGTTGTTTTACTATCCACACCAATGGATCTGGAAGAAGCGTTTTATGCAGAGGATAGAGATCAACACCCTGGAGGTAACGCGAATGTCAGAGTCCACAAAGGCCTCTGGGGCCGTGGAGGAATCGTCCTTGCTAATGGGCCTGACATATACGGGGGCGAAGGAGGAGGTTCGGATTCCTTGT CCATCCAGAAAGATGACATCACGAGTGCGTCACTGTGCCAGGCTGGTCATTGTGCTCTTGGGGATCTGCTGCATCACCAGCGGAGTCTACCTCTTCCGCAACTGGATCGAGATGTTTACACGCATGCGCGGCAAG GAAATGGCTTTGAGTCCAACGTCGCGATCATTCGAGGGCTGGAAAGTATCCCCCCTGCCTCTAAATTTCGATGTCTATCTCTTTAATTGGACGAATCCGGAGGACTTTTATGTGGGATCGGGCAAGAAGCCGCGATTTGAACAACTGGGACCCTACCGGTTCCGGGAGAGTCCCGACAAAGTCGACATCGATTGGCACAACCATAACTACTCCGTGTCCTTTCACAAGAAGTCGTGGTTCTATTTCGATGCAGAGGCCAGCAATGGAAGTCTCTCGGACATGGTGAACACAGTGAATTCTGTGGCCCAT TCTGCGGCGTTGCGTTCAGCTGGCACCTGGGGAGCTCACATTGTCAACATCTTTTCAAACATGTATGATCAGAAGGTTAGCGTCACTAAAACAGCCGAAGAACTGCTCTTCAAGGGCTACGAGCACCCATTTGTTACTATCGGAAAGATTTTCCGGCCAGAAGATGTGCCGTATCACCGCATTGGCTTTCAATATCCGAGGAACGGCAGTGCCGCCTTCGATGGCGACATTAACATGTTTACAGGAGCCGATGATATCGCAAAAATGGGGCAGATACATACGTGGAACAATCTCACGCACACTAACGCGTTCGAGGGCAGTTGCGGCAACGTGCACGGCTCCATGGGCGAGTTTTTTCCACCCAACCTCGGCACCAACGACACCGTCTACATGTACATGCCCAAAATGTGCCGGGCCATACCGCTGGACTACACCGAGACAGTCACAGTCCACGGAGTAACGGCCTACAAGTACAGTGGCACCGAACACGCCGTGGACAATGGCACCCTCTACCCAGAGACCAGTTGCTACTGCGTCAATGGCAAGTGCTCGCCCATCGGCGTGATCAACATTGGACCATGCGCCTTCAACTCCTCCGTCTATATGTCCTTCCCGCACTTTTACAAGGGCGATCCCAGCTACCTCGACGCCATTGAGGGGCTGCTGCCGGAGAGGGAGAAGCACGAGTTCTTCATGACTCTGGAGCCGAACGCTGGCGTGCCCATGGATGTGGGCGGCGGCTTCCAGGCTAACTACTTTATGGAGCCCGTAGAAGGAAATAA TATCTTTGGAAATGTGCCAACGGTGATGATGCCAATGATGTGGTGCGAGGAACGGGTTCGTGTCTCGGAGGAGATTGCCGCCGACATTTCACTGGTGCCGCTTATTGTGCTGCTGGGCCAGATAGTCACTGGCATTCTGCTCGCTGGCGGTCTTATATGCACCTGCTGGTATCCCACGCGCCAAGTGACGCACTTCTGCCAGAGTGATCCCAAGGCCAAGGCGAGTGTCCTGCGACCACTGACCACATTCGGCGTCAGTTCGTCCGCAGCATCCGCTCCCCCGCTATCGCAGTTGTTCCGAACCAACCAAAGTGAAACTGGCAACGAACGAGTGGGAGTGAGACTACTCGACTACAGGCGCGACTCCGGAGTAAGGGAGGAGATGGGAGCCGTTGAAGGATCGCCGCGGGAACGATTGATCGGCATGGAGTCGTCGGATGTGATAGCCATTACCAGATAA
- the LOC6506043 gene encoding uncharacterized protein LOC6506043 — translation MTSTTDRDTAPTVTSLLQLNDDVLALIIRQLNVFQQYEIGRLNRRLESVVQTIWRTRVRSVVLQDEMFRRSTATNARFLAFILALVPHMQRMCCQELDVRKLRLLSSQNLDRITHLEWLGDSNRRGRVRFVDEDVRLIGRVFPKLRRLKLRNCQITGKYLCDLEQLSELCLDDCQFLESHHFRDLFRQLRLRKFDIMEDCDEVNCCDLVDLHLCPTLEHIKIADYHLCMESDITQQLLRLPRLQKLSIYSKNFVFDVLARIARPANSPARAATLIEGFRFSGVLHDYGRFFQELANLRQLKRLELHGQSDDEGDGQGLQVLGDQILSQLSNQLTSLTELRLCGYQLESPSGVLEFVTKCRQLKILDVTRSRCHGELFVWRCLGILSKQRWRAEPLELWIRQSDIKSDIVHSPRCLDSVRLLRIDAKQIGPSLDCKSGVLKFIFVR, via the exons ATGACGTCAACAACAGATAGAGACACAG CACCCACTGTGACTTCGCTCCTGCAGCTGAACGACGATGTCCTGGCACTGATCATCCGCCAGCTGAATGTGTTCCAGCAGTATGAGATCGGCAGGTTGAATCGACGGCTGGAGAGCGTTGTCCAAACCATCTGGAGGACCCGAGTGCGCAGCGTTGTCCTGCAGGATGAGATGTTCCGACGGTCAACTGCTACCAATGCACGATTCTTAGCCTTTATTCTGGCATTGGTTCCTCACATGCAGCGCATGTGCTGCCAGGAACTGGACGTTCGGAAATTGCGACTGTTGAGTAGCCAAAATCTCGACAGGATCACGCACTTGGAGTGGCTGGGGGACAGCAATCGCCGCGGACGAGTTCGATTTGTGGACGAGGATGTTCGCCTTATAGGCCGGGTCTTCCCGAAATTAAGAAGGCTCAAATTGAGGAATTGCCAAATCACTGGAAAATATTTATGCGACCTGGAGCAGCTGAGCGAACTGTGCCTGGACGACTGCCAGTTCCTGGAGTCACATCACTTCCGAGATCTCTTCCGGCAGCTGCGCCTGCGCAAGTTCGACATAATGGAGGACTGCGACGAGGTCAACTGCTGTGACCTGGTCGATCTTCACCTGTGCCCCACACTGGAACACATCAAGATAGCCGACTACCACCTGTGCATGGAGTCGGACATTACGCAGCAACTCCTCCGGCTGCCACGTCTCCAGAAGCTGTCGATTTACTCCAAAAACTTTGTCTTTGATGTCCTGGCGCGCATAGCACGTCCCGCAAATTCGCCAGCAAGAGCAGCTACATTGATTGAGGGCTTTCGCTTCAGCGGTGTACTCCATGATTATGGAAGATTTTTCCAGGAACTGGCCAACCTGCGTCAGCTGAAACGACTGGAGCTCCATGGCCAGTCGGATGATGAGGGCGATGGGCAGGGACTACAGGTCTTGGGGGATCAGATCTTGAGTCAGCTATCCAATCAATTAACCAGTCTCACCGAACTCCGTTTGTGTGGCTACCAGTTGGAGAGTCCTTCGGGTGTGCTGGAATTCGTGACCAAGTGTCGTCAACTGAAGATCCTGGACGTGACTCGCTCCCGTTGTCATGGCGAGCTGTTTGTCTGGCGTTGTCTGGGCATTCTGTCCAAGCAACGGTGGCGGGCAGAGCCGCTGGAGTTGTGGATCCGGCAGAGCGACATCAAGTCAGATATAGTCCACAGTCCGCGGTGCCTGGACAGTGTCAGGCTGCTCCGAATCGACGCAAAACAGATCGGACCTAGTCTAGACTGCAAGTCCGGGGTGTTAAAGTTCATCTTCGTTCGGTGA